In a single window of the Coffea eugenioides isolate CCC68of chromosome 3, Ceug_1.0, whole genome shotgun sequence genome:
- the LOC113764786 gene encoding 2-alkenal reductase (NADP(+)-dependent)-like: MAEGEEVENKQVILKHYVRGSPKESDMEIRTGKTKLKLQEGSSGAIVVKNLYLSCDPYMRNRMSKMEGSYVESFTPGSPIVGYGVAEVLDSSHQNYKKGDLVWGMTTWEEYSVITSTEGLFKIQHTDVPLSYYTGILGMPGMTAYVGFFEVCSPKKGERVFISAASGAVGQLVGQIAKLFGCYVVGSAGSKEKVDLLKNKFGFDEAFNYKEEADLNVALKRYFPDGIDIYFENVGGKMLDAVLLNMTPYGRIAACGMISQYNLEQPEGVQNLFCLVTKRIRMEGFLVFDYYHLYPKFLEMIIPQIKEGKITYVEDIAEGLENAPSALIGLFSGRNIGKQVVAVTRG; this comes from the exons ATGGCGGAAGGGGAGGAAGTGGAGAACAAGCAGGTGATACTGAAGCACTACGTCCGGGGTTCTCCGAAGGAGAGTGATATGGAAATCAGAACCGGCAAGACGAAGCTGAAGCTTCAGGAAGGTTCTTCGGGGGCGATTGTGGTGAAAAATCTCTACTTGTCTTGTGACCCTTACATGAGAAACCGCATGAGCAAGATGGAAGGCAGCTATGTTGAGTCCTTCACTCCCGGCTCC CCTATTGTGGGATATGGCGTGGCTGAAGTTCTGGATTCTAGTCATCAAAATTACAAGAAAGGTGATCTGGTTTGGGGAATGACTACATGGGAAGAGTACAGTGTTATCACTTCTACAGAGGGTCTCTTTAAGATTCAGCACACAGATGTGCCTTTGTCCTACTATACAGGCATCCTGG GTATGCCTGGCATGACTGCTTATGTTGGTTTTTTTGAGGTGTGCTCTCCAAAGAAGGGAGAACGTGTCTTTATTTCAGCAGCATCTGGAGCAGTTGGCCAACTTGTTGGGCAAATTGCAAAGCTATTTGGCTGCTATGTTGTTGGAAGTGCTGGAAGCAAAGAAAAG GTTGATTTATTGAAGAATAAGTTCGGGTTTGATGAAGCTTTCAACTATAAAGAAGAGGCAGATTTAAATGTGGCTCTGAAAAG GTATTTTCCGGATGGTATTGATATTTACTTCGAGAATGTAGGAGGAAAGATGCTTGATGCCGTGCTTCTAAACATGACCCCCTACGGCCGCATTGCTGCCTGTGGCATGATATCACAATATAACCTTGAGCAGCCCGAAGGAGTTCAAAATCTGTTTTGTCTGGTCACCAAGCGAATTCGAATGGAAGGATTTCTGGTGTTTGATTACTACCATCTCTATCCTAAGTTCCTGGAAATGATTATCCCACAGATAAAAGAAGGGAAGATTACTTATGTGGAAGACATAGCTGAAGGCCTTGAGAACGCCCCAAGTGCTTTGATAGGGCTTTTCTCGGGGCGTAACATTGGGAAGCAGGTGGTAGCTGTTACCCGCGGATAA